A portion of the Pagrus major chromosome 8, Pma_NU_1.0 genome contains these proteins:
- the LOC141001760 gene encoding C-signal: protein MSAIMNFKNCGSVLVTGANRGLGLQIVDSLATGGFSPGKIIATTRQTSSKQKLQELAEKHPNIHIITLDVVNQESIEKSVEEVDRLVQEEGLNCLINNAGINVVADFHTVTAEKMIENFHTNAVAPLMITKAYLPLLKRAASRGEAGGAGNMGIQRAAVVNVTSLLGSVELAWGEGARNFKWYPYRTSKSALNMVSRCMAVDLEPDGILCMAIHPGWVRTDMGGSQAPLTPEESISSILSVIGGLTEKDHGSFLNFTGEVLPW from the exons ATGAGCGCTATCATGAATTTCAAAAACTGCGGCTCCGTGCTGGTAACGGGAGCCAACCGAGGGCTCGGGCTGCAGATAGTCGACAGCCTGGCCACTGGAGGCTTCTCACCCGGCAAGATTATAGCCACGACCAGACAGACCTCCAGCAAGCAG AAACTTCAGGAACTGGCAGAGAAACATCCAAACATCCACATAATCACTCTGG ATGTAGTGAACCAGGAGAGTATAGAGAAGTCTGTAGAAGAGGTGGACCGGCTGGTACAGGAAGAGGGTTTAAACTGCCTGATCAACAACGCAGGGATCAACGTGGTGGCCGACTTTCATACTGTTACTGCAGAGAAGATGATAGAAAACTTCCACACGAATGCTGTGGCTCCTCTAATGATCACCAAG GCCTACCTGCCTCTGCTGAAGCGAGCTGCGTCTAGAGGAGAAGCAGGTGGTGCAGGCAATATGGGCATCCAGAGGGCAGCAGTCGTCAACGTTACCTCTCTGCTGGGCTCTGTGGAGCTGGCCTGGGGGGAAGGGGCTCGCAACTTCAAATGGTACCCCTACAGGACGTCCAAG AGTGCCTTAAACATGGTGAGTCGCTGTATGGCTGTAGACCTGGAGCCTGATGGGATTCTCTGTATGGCTATACACCCTGGATGGGTCCGCACTGACATGGGGGGGTCTCAG GCTCCACTGACTCCAGAGGAGAGCATTTCTTCCATCTTGTCTGTGATTGGTGGACTGACTGAGAAGGATCATGGCTCATTTCTGAACTTTACAGGAGAGGTGTTGCCTTGGTGA
- the syt19 gene encoding synaptotagmin-2: protein MAALIDFPAPVGHLSAAGDLRMPFSETVKYCILGISVALLLVALGILAWQIFRCCTRSPSTYMRQDTVNSDLLYTEEKPRRAGNYSGAPNTRVEEVSTEVGRLSRCLSQTSCPPTGSSQADRHMAEQDKVRKVDGSLRFSIYYDQLQSQLVVTVLQVEGLHDRSQKHSLQPFVKLSLMWAGSEGVELEGSTDEEGEGSAPVLWAVLQEWRTRIVKGSCNPLFGDQFSCVLHEHRDFHRINLRMEVRDFDKFSRHTVLGEVRVPLGKLNISYPLELQEDLQIPQKDLVGEVLLSLKVLPTAQRLEIGLLKVRTVLTEISSDAALYARISVQCNQCKLRHQKTSAVARRLVTVFNQVLMFSLPDFPLQQCKIVVSVYETQTTRTSNKHLIGQLTVGKEKSSEDEHWRLMMRAVRQPIAKWHGLLI from the exons ATGGCAGCGCTGATAGACTTTCCAGCCCCTGTGGGACACCTGTCGGCCGCTGGAGACCTGAGGATGCCATTCTCAGAAACGGTCAAATACTGTATCCTAGGCATCTCGGTCGCTCTGCTTCTGGTGGCGCTGGGCATCCTGGCATGGCAGATCTTCAGATGCTGCACACGGTCACCCAGCACATACATGCGTCAAGATACTG TGAACAGTGATCTGCTCTACACAGAAGAAAAGCCAAGAAGAGCAGGAAACTACTCTGGAGCTCCAAATACAAGG GTGGAGGAAGTCAGCACGGAGGTCGGCCGGCTGAGTCGCTGTCTGTCTCAGACCTCGTGTCCCCCCACAGGATCCagccaggcagacagacacatggcGGAGCAGGACaaagttagaaag GTCGATGGATCGCTCCGTTTCTCCATCTATTATGACCAGCTGCAGTCCCAGCTGGTGGTCACCGTGTTGCAGGTGGAGGGGCTTCATGACCGCAGCCAGAAGCACAGTCTCCAGCCATTTGTAAAGCTCAGTCTCATGTGGGCAGGTTCAGAGGGAGTAGAACTGGAGGGCTCTACGGATGAGGAG GGTGAAGGGTCGGCCCCAGTCCTGTGGGCCGTGCTACAGGAGTGGCGCACTCGCATTGTAAAAGGCAGCTGCAACCCTTTATTTGGAGACCAGTTCAGCTGTGTTCTGCACGAGCATAGGGACTTTCATCGCATCAACCTCAGGATGGAG GTGAGGGACTTTGATAAATTCTCCAGACACACAGTATTAGGAGAGGTGAGGGTTCCTCTTGGGAAGCTCAACATCTCCTACCCTCTGGAGCTACAAGAAGATTTACAGATACCACAGAAG GATCTTGTAGGAGAGGTGCTTCTGTCTTTAAAGGTTCTTCCCACTGCTCAGAGGCTTGAGATTGGACTGCTAAAGGTCAGAACGGTCCTCACTGAAATATCCTCAGATGCAG CCCTGTACGCCAGGATCAGTGTGCAGTGCAACCAGTGCAAGTTGAGGCACCAAAAAACCTCTGCTGTGGCCCGCCGCCTGGTTACTGTCTTCAACCAAGTCCTCATGTTCTCGCTGCCAGATTTTCCTCTGCAGCAGTGTAAAATTGTAGTATCTGTGTATGAGACGCAGACAACGAGGacatcaaacaaacatctgattggtcagttgacTGTGGGGAAGGAGAAGAGTTCAGAAGACGAGCACTGGAGACTGATGATGCGCGCAGTCCGCCAGCCAATCGCAAAGTGGCATGGTCTTCTGATCTGA